The Lagopus muta isolate bLagMut1 chromosome 4, bLagMut1 primary, whole genome shotgun sequence genome has a window encoding:
- the CCNI gene encoding cyclin-I, whose amino-acid sequence MKFTGPVESQRLSLLLEMAISREAQMWKAHVPKIQPNQDVAISPKQRDEVIQWLAKLKYQFHLYPETLALAISLLDRFLAVVKARPKYLNCIAISCFFLAAKTIEEDERIPVLKVLARDSFCGCSPAEIRRMEKIILDKLNWDLHMATPLDFLHIFHAVAVSNRPQLLSILPKLSPSQHVAALTKQLLHCMACYQLLQFKGSMLALAIVSLELEKLLPDWLALIIELLQKAQMDSAQLIHCRELVAHHLSTLQSSLLPNPVYVYSPLQHTLVTCNRGAFKCQPSSVPGPGFSKDNGRPEVPVTATAALYQRLPAPSGCKQASAKRKVEEMEVDDFYDGIKRLYNEDTAPEVVALENMGSVCGADVSRQEGNVSPCPPLQPVSVM is encoded by the exons GATGTAGCCATTTCTCCAAAGCAGAGGGATGAGGTCATTCAGTGGCTGGCCAAGCTCAAATACCAGTTCCACCTTTATCCAGAAACACTCGCCCTGGCCATCAGCCTTTTGGACAGGTTTTTAGCTGTGGTAAAg GCCCGTCCAAAATACCTGAACTGTATTGCAatcagctgcttcttccttgcTGCAAAGACCATTGAGGAAGATGAG AGGATTCCAGTACTGAAGGTGTTGGCTCGGGATAGCTTTTGTGGTTGTTCTCCAGCTGAAATTCGCAGAATGGAGAAGATCATCCTGGATAAACTGAACTGGGATCTTCACATGGCGACGCCACTGGATTTCCTTCACATT TTCCACGCAGTCGCAGTGTCCAACAGGCCTCAGCTCCTGTCCATCCTACCCAAGCTGAGCCCCTCTCAGCACGTGGCGGCGCTcaccaagcagctgctgcactgcatggCCTGTTaccagctgctgcagttcaagGGCTCCATGCTGGCGCTGGCTATCGTCAGCCTGGAGCTGGAGAAGCTGCTCCCCGACTGGCTGGCTCTCATCATCGAGCTGCTCCAGAAGGCACAG ATGGACAGCGCGCAGCTGATCCACTGCCGGGAGCTCGTGGCACATCACCTTTCCACTCTGCAGTCTTCTCTGCTGCCCAATCCTGTATATGTCTACAGTCCCCTCCAGCACACCCTGGTGACCTGTAACAGAGGAGCGTTCAAATGCCAGCCCTCCTCTGTCCCAGGGCCAGGTTTCTCCAAGGACAACGGCAGGCCAGAAGTGCCGGTCACAGCTACAGCCGCGCTCTACCAGCGTCTGCCAGCTCCCAGCGGTTGCAAGCAAGCCTCAGCCAAGCGCAAAGTGGAAGAGATGGAAGTGGATGACTTCTACGACGGCATCAAGCGTCTCTACAATGAAGACACTGCTCCAGAGGTAGTGGCTCTTGAGAACATGGGCTCTGTTTGCGGCGCTGACGTCTCGAGGCAGGAGGGCAACGTTTCCCCTTGTCCGCCTTTACAGCCAGTGTCTGTCATGTAG